Below is a genomic region from Stegostoma tigrinum isolate sSteTig4 chromosome 36, sSteTig4.hap1, whole genome shotgun sequence.
ACATGGTACTTTGGTAATTAATAACATTAACTTGAAATATTGATATGTAAATTACCTTTACAGCTCCAAACATCTTCAGTCTTAGGTACAAACAACAAAGTCCTTGTTTTCAAAGCCGTTTTTAatattctggaattaaaagattTGGAAGCAATTAATATACATTCAAAGCAGTTTCAATTCCAGGAAGGCTCATTATATTTGACTCAACCTAGAGTGACACCAGTTGTGGCATATTTTATGAATCAAGCCTTTTCCAATCATTTGGAGTGACCTTTCACGGAATTTTTGAAAGTTGGGAATACTGTATATCACTTACATTTTTCGAGTGCCCTTAAGGGCCAAGAGGCTGAAGAAAACTTCATTTCAAAAACTGGCGAAAAGAAAATTGGGCAAAGTATTGGGTTTTCATAAATGTTTTCCAGCAGTAAGTTCCAAACATTTTGTGTGACACCCTATTCATTTTACCAAGTTGATGCATGCCCTTGGAGGCATTTTCCTTTTCAACCATGTTACATAAATCCCAACCTCATCCAACAGAATCACATCTCCTACTTTCAGTCCAAGGACCATCCTGTCAGTTACTTGCCCCTCCCCCTACAATCTTCTGCCAACTCATTCATTCAGCGTTGATGTATCCCTCTTCCTAAACCACCTCCTCCCTATTCACTGAATCGCATCTTTGGGAGTTAACTCCCAAAGTGTGCCTGATCATCGGTCAGTGAGCcatctctccccacccccgcACTTGGGCTAGTCCTGCATTGAAGCACCATCTGAGGTACAGTTATTCACTCTCCCACAGTTTCACGcagagggcgtgtgtgtatggaataagctgctaggggaaatggtgaaggctggtgtgattataatgtttaaagggcatctgtaggctatatgaataggaatggtttagagggaaatgggccaaatgctggcaaacgggactagattaatttaggatttctggtcggcatggatgacgtaggtctgttttcgtgctatacaactctatgaatTTATATTTCTGTTTGAGAATCCCTGGCCTGtggaggagagaattccaaggaATCATAACTCTTTATTTCATAGACTCATTATTACTGATTAAACGTTCATCTTTCCATTTTCAGCCTTGCGCATAACTTATGGATTCACTACAATGTTAATTGATCCCATCATATCAATCCTCTTTTCTTCTTGGCTTTGGTGAGTTGCTAATAGCTGAATGCCATTCCTGCAGCCAACTCTCTCCATTCACCCGGACTGAGAATTGCCACTCATTCATGGGGTCTTGCCTGCACCAGTAACTAGATTCTTTTGTAGCCAGCAAGTCCTGGGGAGAGACTTAAATCCAGGATTTTCTGGATCTACCTGCAACAGAGCCACTCCAGTGTCCATGTGAGGAAGCTACGAATGAATGCCGATTTCTTCAGCAAGCCCATTGCAAGGACATTCTAAAATTCCCAAGAGGCAGATAATATTATCCTCTGCTATTTTTAAATCATACAGAGCAGTGATCTCTTTCAGGTACTTTACAATTTTTATGGAACAATAATCCCTCTATAATAGTATTATATCCATCCTTAATGAAGGAGAAAGTATGCCAACTTCAAATAGAATGGACTTCATAGCATTACTTGAAGAGTCAGTATGAGGGACTGAATGGTTTTCCTGATTCAGAAAGAAGACATTGATAGAACTGTGAGCTCTAGTTTAAACCTACCTTTAAATATAGAGCATTTCCATGTTCATCAGTAAAAGTGTGGTTAATTAATCCATTGCTCATTTCATTGTCATCATCCTCCTCTCCATTTAGCATGAAGAATGTTCTCAGTTTCTCTGGGATACAGTGATCCATAATGATTACAATTACTCCAAGAATGAAGCACAGCAATGCTAGATTAAAGAAAAAAGGGGTCTGTTATTTGGTGCATGTCCCCAATCTGCTCTTTGTGGGAATTGCGAATTTCAATGACCCAGTATTAATGGTGCATGCAAGGGGTCTAGACTTGGAAATTCTAACTCTGAGCTCTAAACTGCCACGTTCCCATTCAATTAAATGATTTCCAGCCAATATCTACATGGGTgccctagccaacatctctgcTTGCCTATCAGACAGACAGCCAACCTGGCTGAGGGTCAGAGCGGAAAGTCTGCAGGGCCTCCACACACTGAGCCTTCCCTCCATTTTCTCTTATACTGACCTCCCTTTATCCCTTCTGTCAATATTAAAGCCTGTGTTCAAAGAATCCCTAGGCTCAATATAAAGCTTGGCACACTACAGCACAGCAAGTTTAGAGCACCATCGTCGCCTAGCTCTATCAACATAATAACCCAAGTTCTCAATCTTTAGCCACTTAGTATAGAAAGTGCCAGGGTTCATCCATTCCCAAAATTGAGGGAAATTGAACGGAGTCAGTTTTAGATGTCTCAAAGGGGCCATTAGGTTGGTCCTCCTTCACAGCCAGGGAAAACATGCATAGACAGGTCTCAAGGGGCTGCCAGGGGAATAAGGGCAACTTGCCTaagcattttctttctctttgcacAGTGAGCTGCTGCAATCCGGAATGCGATAACCAAAAAGAGCTGTGAAAGCAGCTTCAGTAATAACATTCAAAAATGAGTTGGATAAGTACTCgaaaaatgaaatatttgcaggcctacaggcagaaagcagagaggagGAATTGTCAAAGAATTGATTAAGCATGAGATACTGGATGGGTGTGTTGCTATTTTTCTGTATAGGAAGTTGGCATACATAGTACCCAAAAGTAGAGAATAAAATTGGGGTGATTACAGTTCCAACTTTGATCAATCTGATTTTACTCATTTTGTAACTGTTGTTTGGAttttttgatctttcaaaatcacATTCAACAGGTCATTCAATACCCTGGCCACAGACTGATATTTCAGCAAAGTGAAAGCCAAGCTTATGCCACCAGTATGAAAGAACTGAACAAGTTTCTATGACTCAAAGGACATtgagagttaactacattgtgTGCAACTAGAAGCACATTTCCACCCAGACCATGGGACGGTGGTTGATTCCAATGGCTGAAGAACGTCAATGCACCTTTTGGCTTTTGCAAGGAAAGAAAATTGGCTACCTTTATTCTTCTTGCTTTCTCGTGTCAGGTTATGAATTGACGAATTTAATAGGTTTATGGGCTGAATACATCTTCTATACAGGGAGCAGAGATTCTGAAGAAGGTTActagtcctgaaatgttaactctactttctcttcacagagctaccagacctgccgagcttttccagcagttcctgctttggtttctgatttacagcatctgtattttgttttaatttttatttcatgGAGTTGTCAACTTGCAACTATGTCCAAAACAACTCTGGATGCCAGCCCAGAGGTGTCAAAGTGTAAGAAAATGGATTTCAACAGTTGTGCTACCTATCCTTAACTTCAAATATTTCCTGTATTTGTTCCATTAAATGCAACTAATAAATACACTTTAATCGTTAATGAGACATAATTTAAACTTAATAGTTTCCTCAAATGGTCTACTAAACATCAAATATTTTACTATATTCGACGATATTGATTTCTTGCCAGCCCCTCAGAAACTTATAAGTGAAGACCCCCTGATTTTGCATCAAATAATTTCAGAAGATAAAATAACTTGGAGACATTGCTGTGGTATTTTCTGGGCAGCCTTAACACTAGGAAAATCAACAGAAGAAAAATTATCCTGATACtactgcaagtgtctgtttctttaGATCAGTATGTCTCCTGTATTCTGAAACACAGATTTGCTGTGCTTACCAGTTGCTAATGTCAGCCAGAAGGAACCACTGAAATTagtcttcagtgttgttggaccAAACTGAATGATGCATGGTGATACATTCTGTACAGTTGCAAATGAGATGACTCCAAAGATCATGAATGTAGATGTGACCAATGCCATGTAGCCTCCATACACAATAGTTGACATGGAGAAGAGAATATTAGTGATGATCCAGGCACAAAATGCCACCCTAATCCAAAAAAGATCAAAAACACAACATTAGGTCAAAGTAGAGATCTTTGGCACTTCTAAACATTTATTCCGCTAATGCGACTTTTCTTTGCTCGATAATTATAGGAATCTAGTCATCTAACAATCAGCTGTACTAGCATCTGGATCTCCATTCTGACCTCATCTATATCTTATCTTGAAACCAGTTTTTACACTGCTTAGGTACTTCTTTTAGAAGCTTCAACTGAGCACATTGTCCACTCTGCACAGGTAGGTGCAGGATAATTGAGCTAATTGATTTTTCACTATGAAACATTGCCACGATGTCAATTTTCAACATCATTGTTGCATTTCCCAGGTCAAAAAGCATCACGGTTTAGGTTAAATTAGACCTGCATTTCTCTGAGTTGATTGGGATAACAACAAGTCAGGTCTGGGAACGTTAGAGACTGTAGTGTCCCCTgctctgttattaaggatgccctcaaccagctctcccccatttccttcatttcttccctctccccccaacaacaataaggatagagacCCCTTAGTTCTCACaagccaccccaccaacctctgaatacaACACACCATCCTtcaacatttctgccacctacaatcagaccccaccaacAAAAGgattttccctcctcaccccaaTCCACTTTCCTCAGGGACTGTTCACTCCAGGACTCCCTCATcaaccccacactccccaccaatccCTCGACCATAGCCCAtacctttccttgcaactgcaggaggtgctccatctgcccctacacctcccctctcaactccatccaaggccccaagcaATCCTTCCAAATTCggcagacattcacctgcacttcaGCTAATTTCACCTACTGCATCTGttgttcccgatgtggtctcttttatatctttaTACGTAGACTTGGGGGTTGGTTTGTGGAGCACCAGCGCTCTACACAtaccaaccaacctgaccttccagttgccattcactttaactcaccctcccaatGCCCTGGTCACATACCCATCCTTTGCCTCCCCCACTATCAGAGTGAGGctaaatgtaaactggaggaacaacacctcatatttcaccttgggagcttacagctcaATGACctgaacattgacttcaccagcttcaaaatctctcctcctctAACCTGTCCATTGGCTGACTCGCCTCTCTGCTCCACCTtttccactgaccaaccacaataaccatctacctgcattcacctatctcTATCTCACCCACACCACGCCCCCACCCCAGCCCTATTCCCTTCCCCTTATTTATTTCTGGACTCCCCCCCACCAAGTCCTGACGAAggatttcagcctgaaacattgatttcccTGCtcttcggatgctgtctgacctgctgtgcatttccagaTCCATGTCCATTGATTCTTGACAATAAAAAGTCACTTGGTTGAATGCTTGTCAATTTAGCATAAGTAGGTAAAAAGAGAAAGctgcatttctttttttaaaaaaagttgagaTCTCATTTAGGAACTTGGAAAGTAGAAATTGTAACACAGTGGAATGTAATTTTGTTCATGCTAGCAGTGTTAGTTCCTGCTCCAAATACCATTCTATCTCATTTTACTGTGATTTCTCCCCTTGTACTGATTAATACACTATATTCAATGATTTAAACAACTCCCACTTAAACACTGTAATTGATTCAGCTTCAGTGACTCCTAGCATTTGTACATTCCATAGTTTAATAACCCTTTGTATGGAAAAAGCACCTTCAAACCTGCCCTTTACATTTACATTCAGGACCTCCTTTGGCCAGTGATAATAATCTCTTGCTATTCAGCCTCTTTAAAAGTTAATTCTAGAGGCTCCTTCACCTTTTTTGCTGAAATATGTTCTGCCCTAGAGTTGTGGTTGAATTAGCAATGTTTTCATTTTCCTTCATCTTGGAGGTGAGCCAAATGCCTTTATACATCCTCTATAATTATGTCCTTTCTTCTTTCCAAAACTGATGTCACATACCtctcagactttttttttaaacggcAAACTTTCATTCACAGTCTTGTTTTAGAATTTAATGCTCATGTTCGCTTTCTccggatttttttttacactgctCTATATCACTTTACAGGGTTGTGGTTGTAGCTATCAGTCATACTATCAGTATAGAAACTGCAACCTCAATTTTTCCTCGTTGGCTTGAGAATGCCTCAATTCAGCTGTCAGAGCGTGTGCGTCTCCTCCATTTTGAACAGCTGTAGGAGAGATGTGAGGCAGTCTGCTTACTGTTCACCCATTTGAGCCATTTATGTGCTTAACTAAGGGACTCCCAATGCTGTTGGTCTTTCACTAGGTAAAGCATGCCCTGCAAAGTGACTGCATGCTTAAGCTGCTGGACAAAGCAGATCATTGTGTCCCTCTGTGCTGGTTTGAGTCCAACTGGATACAATATAACCTTCTTCTGTGTGTGGTGCGATGCaaaggtagtgtccctacctctgggtcagaaggtttGAGTTCAAATCACAACTGATCCAGAGTTGGGTGCTAATATATGTCTACAGGATGATTAAAAATAGCACCCCACGAGCCAGTCTCTGTGCCCTGTTGGGAAGAGTGTCAATGCTTGGACAAAGTCAACTCTGCTCCATTCCTCCACTGGCCCTAATAATTCAATGAATTGGCAGAAACATGCATAATTGTGTCTCCATATTTATTCGCTCTCCCTCGCACAGCTGAAGGCACTGTTTAGGTTGATAACAAGTACAATGTATGTTGGGGTAGACTGGAGAGTGGCGATAGCCTCCATTAGCTAGCGAACACAGTCATTAAAATCTTTCACCAATATGCCTTCCCGCTTGAGCATTCTTTGCTGCTAATTAAGAACTTGCTTGATGTACAGATTCAACTTCGCTTCTTGTTCGAGTTGAATTGGAATTCGTGCCATGGTTAGGAATTTAGCTCCGCATTCAATTCAGAACTGTTCCATTTGTTTCGCTTTGCAATCGCTACTGTCCTGGATTCTGAGTCTAAACTCGGCCTGATTGATCTTGGAATGAAGTGAACCCCTTCATCTTCAAAATACATCAGATGTACAAATAAAAAAGCGTGGATGTGTTTTGCTTACCACATCATGGCTGTTGTATAGTGTCCAGAGAACCTGTACTGGTCATGAATAAGGCAGGGGCTCTTGCTCTGAAACTTCTCAGCAACATATAAAATTGGATGTGGAAGCCCTCGATTAAGCCCATTGTTATATTGCTCATCGTAATTCAGTGTAAATCTCCACAGAAAGTTCTCATTGTAGTCTATGGTTTCATTCAGCTGGTTCTCAGGGACTCCTGTAAGCACATAGTGTGAAGCATCACCACGTGTTAATTCACTTTGCAGTTAGCAAAAACGATAAGTCAATCTTCAAAATAACACTTTGCACTTGATGAAAATCAAAACACTTGAAGTTAAGAGTGCTATGGCCAACCATTAGCAAGTGCATCTGTGTTGAATCACCCATTCCTTTTTGCGTCTACTCAAGCCAGCTGTTTGTGGGCTACCAACATTGTAAATATATTAAGGGCGAATTCCTGTGTATGGCAGTGAAATTATAAGCACATCCTTTCACAGAGCATTTGCCACTACAGGATTCTACCAAATCGGATGGGGTATTAAGATTGGTACCAGAAGAAATTTTCACAAATACAGTCTTACCCCACATCCTTGTCAATGGAACCCTAGATCAATGTATTATTTTCTcaagttatttttgttttatttaaatatgtCCTTATTATCTATCATTGGACTATCAGTTGATTCTTATCCACTGGTTTACAGCGACAACCAAGTTTGTTTGATCCTCGAAGGCAGACAAGCTAAATTGCCTTGGCAGAGATCTGACACAGATTGTTGGGTTGAGTGTGCACTTTCCATGATTCTCAAGTAAGTTCCTGTTCCCTAGCCAACTATTGGTGCATTTTGCTAAGTAGTAACACTGTTCTTGCTCTTTTCTGATGAAACACCTAATGCCAGTTGCCGATC
It encodes:
- the duox2 gene encoding dual oxidase maturation factor 1: MTLFNGIRPFYPHDRTSFIFAITLLVVILVFLVFTLTLLIILPGIRGKGRVYSFCRIILSFFVGVVIVVVNFTGDWEVGFARVSTIYKAFSNETITAEVGLHVGLAGINVTLRGVPENQLNETIDYNENFLWRFTLNYDEQYNNGLNRGLPHPILYVAEKFQSKSPCLIHDQYRFSGHYTTAMMWVAFCAWIITNILFSMSTIVYGGYMALVTSTFMIFGVISFATVQNVSPCIIQFGPTTLKTNFSGSFWLTLATALLCFILGVIVIIMDHCIPEKLRTFFMLNGEEDDDNEMSNGLINHTFTDEHGNALYLKNIKNGFENKDFVVCT